One window from the genome of Kryptolebias marmoratus isolate JLee-2015 linkage group LG1, ASM164957v2, whole genome shotgun sequence encodes:
- the ercc6l gene encoding DNA excision repair protein ERCC-6-like isoform X2 → MDRCQDNQEVSEVSERLEKSLSIVTDDKMETYNRLISDGKSVAKEGDIRKALDLFKQAYKILQTPKLESRIKKIEELLSQTDLEDEDEDDEFVNVNNSGLMLYRELYDKLYTYQRDGVSFLYELYRDGRKGGVLADDMGLGKTIQVISFLSGMYDNELVKHTLLVMPTSLITNWIKEFSRWTPGMRVKEFHGAGKAERTRCLEKIQRRGGVIITTYTMLINNWQQLASYQGKEFVWDYMILDEAHKIKNSSTKTAKSAYAIPSNNRVLLTGTPVQNNLKEMWTLFDFACQGTLLGTAKTFKTEYENPITRARERDATPGEKVLGSRMSENLMVLIQPYYLRRTKSEVQKKSIGEKQEESDNKDKQVQREQSHSGAVMPKLTRKNDLIVWTYLSAIQEDIYRQFIGLDHVKELLMTTKSPLAELTILKKLCDHPRLLSANAVAKLGLEESPEDGFQSETTETDTNSIANISDETLISESGKLVFLLALLERLREEGHRTLIFAHYRKVLDILERVLGNRGFKVLRLDGTITQITEREKLISRFQTDRSYSVFLLTTQVGGVGITLTAANRVVIYDPSWNPATDAQAVDRAYRIGQTENVVIYRLITCGTVEEKIYRRQVFKDSLIRQNTGDKKNPFRYFSRQELKELFLLEDTRSSSTQLQLQALHSRHRRTDPELDEHIACLHAMHMFGISDHDLMFSLDVNNDEAPENQEEHQYIEGRVQKAQELMRVESELQMQISESVAANTEPAWLRQPPGTDSREKKPRNPKPSPSLPQTNNTFNTSPVVVVLDRSSSGGKNSQQNQSDGVIDLTGDASPQQDSVTGGDPMDKSPEHDSSLLQPVADPNKDGPIRTSQSEADFSAVSPLQNRTGSVLQQSESSFRAERSRGSGAFESMNGNFNLQLDDSDEVLMDPGTEEEEEKLRMNNSEVLMDPGTDEEEEKKLQLNNSEVLMDPGTEEEEEKKLQLNNSEVLMDPGTDEEEEKKLQLNNSEVLMDPGTEEEEKKLLFQLLKNDSFDVSRSLSESLHHRASGVDVSMNDSILTTKKRRAAVIYDSDEDDEEEQLKSPADSSFQVLGASTPKSAPSPRRSRKSVGGNASVVSSRSLLQSIIEDMDSQEEDESDEEGEGGEVSELNSDNDPEPEEVTGKTLNSEEEEEEDAVDKSGEDMKFVLDNEEEEEDNDDDEDLSHSEMKHEDAIGSTHEETSKEEEEENFNPEESSSEPELGSGERMDRCAAESSGEPENYDSLVRRGKEFYSQARLDDALSFFLRAIDLQPGDPEVQFMTIQLYRQLSQR, encoded by the exons atgGACCGGTGTCAAGATAACCAGGAGGTGTCAGAGGTTTCAGAGAGGCTGGAGAA GTCTCTGTCCATCGTCACGGACGACAAGATGGAAACGTACAACAG ATTGATTTCAGATGGTAAGAGTGTTGCCAAAGAAGGGGACATCCGGAAAGCTCTCGATCTGTTCAAACAGGCGTACAAAATTCTCCAGACTCCCAAACTAGAGAGCAGGATCAAGAAAATCGAAGAGCTCCTGTCTCAGACGGACttggaggatgaggatgaggatgatgagtTTGTAAATGTGAACAACAGTGGTTTGATGCTGTACAGAGAACTTTACGACAAACTGTACACCTATCAGAGAGATGGGGTTTCCTTTCTGTACGAACTCTACAGAGACGGACGTAAAGGAGGAGTTCTGGCCGACGACATGGGGCTCGGGAAGACCATCCAGGTCATATCGTTCCTCTCTGGCATGTACGACAACGAGCTGGTGAAACACACGCTTCTCGTCATGCCAACCTCGCTCATCACCAACTGGATCAAGGAGTTCTCCAGGTGGACTCCTGGCATGAGGGTGAAGGAGTTCCACGGTGCGGGCAAAGCTGAGAGGACCAGATGTTTGGAGAAGATTCAGAGGAGGGGCGGCGTCATCATCACCACCTACACCATGCTGATTAACAACTGGCAGCAGCTGGCCTCATATCAGGGAAAGGAGTTCGTCTGGGACTACATGATCCTGGACGAagcccacaaaataaaaaactcttcCACCAAAACGGCCAAAAGTGCCTACGCCATCCCGTCCAACAACAGGGTTCTTCTTACAGGAACTCCAGTCCAGAACAACCTGAAGGAGATGTGGACCCTCTTTGACTTCGCCTGCCAGGGAACTCTCCTGGGAACAGCCAAGACTTTCAAAACCGAATACGAGAACCCCATCACTCGCGCCCGGGAGAGGGATGCCACCCCCGGAGAAAAAGTTCTTGGTTCCAGGATGTCTGAAAACCTCATGGTCCTGATACAACCCTACTATCTCCGCAGGACAAAATCAGAAGTGCAGAAGAAGAGCATTGgtgaaaaacaggaagaatcAGACAACAAAGACAAGCAAGTCCAACGCGAGCAGTCCCACTCTGGAGCGGTTATGCCAAAACTGACCCGAAAGAACGACCTGATTGTCTGGACGTACCTGAGCGCCATTCAGGAGGACATTTACAGGCAGTTCATCGGCTTGGATCATGTCAAGGAGCTGCTAATGACCACCAAATCTCCTCTGGCTGAGTTAACCATCCTAAAAAAGCTCTGCGACCATCCCAGGCTGCTTTCTGCCAATGCTGTAGCAAAGTTGGGTCTGGAAGAGAGTCCAGAGGACGGCTTCCAGAGCGAGACCACAGAAACCGACACGAACAGTATCGCCAACATctcagatgaaactttaataTCTGAGTCCGGGAAACTCGTCTTTCTGCTAGCTCTTCTGGAAAGGCTCAGAGAGGAAGGCCACCGCACGCTCATCTTCGCTCATTACAGGAAGGTGCTGGACATCCTCGAACGCGTCCTGGGCAACAGAGGGTTTAAAGTTCTGCGCCTGGACGGAACCATTACACAGATCACAGAACGAGAGAAGCTCATCTCTCGCTTCCAGACTGACAGAAGTTACTCCGTCTTCCTCCTCACCACGCAGGTCGGTGGGGTCGGGATCACCCTGACGGCGGCAAACAGGGTGGTCATCTACGACCCCAGCTGGAACCCGGCGACCGACGCCCAGGCTGTGGACAGGGCGTACCGCATCGGGCAGACGGAGAACGTCGTCATCTACCGGCTGATCACCTGCGGCACAGTGGAGGAGAAGATCTACAGGCGGCAGGTTTTCAAAGACTCTCTGATCAGGCAAAACACCGGCGACAAGAAGAACCCGTTCCGGTACTTCAGCAGGCAGGAACTGAAGGAGCTCTTCCTCCTGGAGGACACGCGGTCCTCCTCcacccagctgcagctgcaggctcTGCATTCCAGGCACCGGCGGACCGACCCGGAGCTGGACGAGCACATCGCCTGCCTCCACGCCATGCACATGTTCGGGATATCGGACCACGACCTCATGTTCTCCCTCGACGTCAATAACGACGAGGCTCCCGAGAACCAGGAGGAGCACCAGTACATCGAAGGGCGGGTCCAGAAGGCTCAGGAGCTGATGAGGGTCGAGTCGGAGCTGCAG ATGCAGATCTCAGAGAGCGTGGCGGCGAACACAGAACCTGCCTGGCTGAGACAACCGCCCGGCACCGACAGCAGAGAGAAGAAACCCAGAAACCCTAAACCCAGTCCTTCACTCCCTCAGACCAACAACACCTTCAACACGTCGCCGGTTGTGGTGGTTCTGGACCGGTCCAGTTCTGGAGGGAAGAACAGCCAACAGAACCAGAGTGACGGAGTCATCGACCTGACTGGAGACGCCTCTCCTCAGCAGGACTCTGTGACCGGCGGAGACCCGATGGACAAATCTCCAGAACACGACTCCAGCCTGCTGCAGCCTGTGGCAGATCCCAATAAGGACGGACCAATCAGAACCTCCCAGTCTGAGGCGGACTTCAGCGCAGTCAGCCCCCTGCAAAACAGAACCGGTTCTGTCCTCCAACAGTCCGAGTCCAGCTTCAGAGCAGAACGCTCCAGAGGGAGCGGCGCGTTTGAGTCTATGAACGGAAACTTTAACTTACAGCTGGACGACAGCGACGAG GTTCTGATGGATCCAGggactgaggaagaggaggagaagcttCGGATGAACAACAGCGAGGTTCTGATGGATCCAGGgactgatgaagaggaggagaagaagcttCAGCTCAACAACAGTGAGGTTCTGATGGATCCAGggactgaggaagaggaggagaagaagcttCAGCTCAACAACAGTGAGGTTCTGATGGATCCAGGgactgatgaagaggaggagaagaagcttCAGCTCAACAACAGTGAGGTTCTGATGGATCCAGggactgaggaagaggagaagaagcttctgtttcagcttctaaAGAACGACAGCTTTGATGTCAGCAGGTCTCTGTCAGAGAGTCTTCACCACCGAGCTTCAGGCGTGGACGTGTCCATGAACGACTCCATCCTGACCACCAAGAAGAGGAGAGCGGCAGTGATCTACGACAGCGACGAAGACGATGAAGAGGAGCAACTGAAGAGCCCGGCTGACAGCTCGTTTCAGGTTCTCGGAGCCTCCACTCCAAAATCTGCTCCGTCTCCTCGCCGGTCGAGGAAGAGTGTCGGTGGAAACGCGTCGGTGGTGTCCTCCCGGTCCCTCCTCCAGTCCATCATCGAGGACATGGACAGtcaggaggaagatgagagCGATGAGGAAGGTGAGGGTGGAGAGGTTTCAGAGTTAAACTCCGATAATGATCCTGAACCAGAGGAGGTGACAGGAAAGACTCTGAactctgaggaagaggaggaggaagatgctGTAGATAAGTCAGGAGAAGACATGAAGTTTGTTCTAGataatgaagaggaggaggaggacaacgatgatgatgaagatTTGTCACACTCAGAGATGAAACATGAAGATGCGATCGGTTCAACTCACGAGGAGACCagcaaggaggaagaggaggaaaacttcaaccctgaggagtcGAGCAGCGAGCCTGAGCTGGGCTCCGGTGAGAGGATGGACCGCTGCGCTGCCGAGTCGAGCGGTGAGCCCGAGAACTACGACTCGCTGGTCCGAAGAGGGAAGGAGTTCTACAGCCAGGCCCGGCTGGACGACGCACTGAGCTTCTTCCTCAGAGCCATCGACCTCCAACCAGGAGATCCCGAGGTCCAGTTCATGACCATCCAGCTGTACCGGCAGCTGAGCCAGAGGTGA